The Nostoc sp. 'Peltigera membranacea cyanobiont' N6 genome contains the following window.
GTATTGGAGGCTTTATTAGGATTATCGCTTTATTTACCACTAATGGCTGGACAATTATCTTTAGCTAGCCCTGGATTTTATGCGTTAGGTGGATATATCGCCGCGATTTTATCTACAAAAGTTTTTCCATCTAGTAATAATTTATTTCCCATTCCATTACTTTTATTAGAAATGTTAATTGCTGGTTTAATCTCCGGTATATTAGCCGTAATAGTTGGAATTCCGGCATTACGGTTACGGGGAATTTATTTAGCGATCGCAACTATTGCTTTTGTAGAAGTTTTACGAGTTGTATCCTTAAATTTAGATATTACAGGCGGCGCTGTCGGGATTTTTGGTATTCCTCAACCATTCCAAAGCCAAATAGAATATTTGTGGATTGCCATACCATTACTATTAATTAGTATGGTATTATTTTACCGTTTAGAACGTATTCGTACAGGTAGAGCATTCATTGCTATCCGCGAAGATGAATTAGCTGCCAGTGCAATGGGAATTAACCCCACTTATTACAAAGTTTTAGCTTTTACTCTCGGAGCTATTCTTGCCGGAATGGTAGGTGTCATCAGCGCTCATTTTCTCAATACCTGGAATGCTAGACAAGGTACTTTTGATGCCAGTATTACCTATTTAACGATTGTATTAATCGGTGGTTCTAGAACTTTTTTAGGTTCGGTTGTAGGTG
Protein-coding sequences here:
- a CDS encoding branched-chain amino acid ABC transporter permease; this translates as MAEFFSTYESPIVYMVLEALLGLSLYLPLMAGQLSLASPGFYALGGYIAAILSTKVFPSSNNLFPIPLLLLEMLIAGLISGILAVIVGIPALRLRGIYLAIATIAFVEVLRVVSLNLDITGGAVGIFGIPQPFQSQIEYLWIAIPLLLISMVLFYRLERIRTGRAFIAIREDELAASAMGINPTYYKVLAFTLGAILAGMVGVISAHFLNTWNARQGTFDASITYLTIVLIGGSRTFLGSVVGAIVLKVLLEIILRRIADIPGLPNWLSQFLRDGRLIIYGILIVLGTIFFPQGFVTPDILKKCKRLFINLISKTSKQTN